From a single Brassica rapa cultivar Chiifu-401-42 chromosome A01, CAAS_Brap_v3.01, whole genome shotgun sequence genomic region:
- the LOC103859321 gene encoding ribonuclease III domain-containing protein RNC1, chloroplastic yields the protein MELCSSSSSLLRVSPEKLSFSSSISISQFQLKPSTFSKPRLRIHASLASETQGLPRDSPQRLLKELAQRKQSTTTPSKKKLPPKRFILRPPLDDKKLAERFLNSPQLSLKSFPLLSSCLPPSNLNSSDRTWIDEYLLEAKQALGYSLEPSSTLSDENPAKHFDTLLYLAFQHPSCDRARARHVKNGHSRLWFLGQYVIELAVTEFFLQRYPREPPGPMRERVFALIGKRFLPRWIKAANLQNLVFPYDDIDKLLRKDREPVVKSVFWALFGAIYLCYGMPEVYRVLFEVFGMDPDADDCQPRARRQLEDVDYVSVEFEGKKLGWQDIATYKPPEDALFAHPRLFRACVPPGMHRFRGNIWDFDSKPKVMQALGYPLPMNDRIQEITEARNIELGLGLQLCFLHPSKHKFEHPRFCFERLEYVGQKIQDIAMAERLLMKHLDAPGKWLQEKHRRLLMNKFCGRYLREKRLHNFIIYSEEVHDRYEHNRRLRNPATTAVQQAIHGLAYTVYGKPDVRRLMFEVFDFEQIQPKAV from the exons ATGGAGCtttgttcttcatcttcttctctcctccgCGTCTCACCCGAAAAACTCTCCTTCTCTTCCTCAATCTCAATCTCTCAGTTCCAGCTAAAGCCCTCGACTTTCTCCAAACCCAGACTCCGAATCCACGCCTCCCTCGCTTCCGAGACTCAGGGCCTCCCACGAGACAGCCCTCAGCGTCTCCTCAAGGAGCTCGCCCAGCGCAAACAATCCACCACCACTCCCTCCAAGAAGAAACTCCCTCCCAAACGCTTCATCCTAAGGCCACCACTAGACGACAAAAAGCTAGCAGAGAGGTTCCTCAACAGCCCGCAGCTCTCTCTAAAGTCCTTCCCTTTACTCAGCTCCTGCCTCCCTCCTTCGAACCTCAACTCCTCCGACAGAACATGGATCGACGAGTACCTTCTCGAAGCCAAACAAGCTTTAGGATACTCCCTCGAACCTTCCTCCACCCTAAGCGACGAGAATCCTGCTAAGCATTTCGACACGTTGCTCTATTTAGCGTTTCAGCATCCGTCTTGCGACAGGGCACGTGCGAGGCACGTGAAGAACGGGCACTCGAGGCTTTGGTTTTTAGGGCAGTATGTGATTGAGCTTGCGGTTACTGAGTTTTTCCTGCAGAGGTATCCGAGGGAGCCTCCGGGGCCTATGAGGGAGAGAGTGTTTGCCTTGATTGGGAAGAGGTTTCTTCCGAGGTGGATCAAAGCGGCTAACTTGCAGAATCTTGTCTTTCCTTATGATGATATTGATAAGTTGCTTAGGAAAGATCGTGAGCCAGTGGTTAA ATCTGTGTTCTGGGCTTTGTTTGGTGCAATCTATCTATGCTACGGGATGCCGGAAGTGTACCGTGTGCTTTTCGAGGTGTTTGGGATGGATCCGGACGCTGATGACTGCCAGCCTCGAGCTAGGAGACAGCTTGAGGATGTAGATTATGTCTCTGTTGAGTTCGAAGGCAAGAAGCTAGGCTGGCAAGACATTGCTACTTACAAG CCTCCTGAAGATGCTTTGTTCGCACACCCGAGGCTATTCAGAGCTTGTGTTCCACCTGGAATGCACCGTTTCAGAGGGAACATTTGGGATTTCGACAGCAAACCTAAAGTCATGCAGGCCTTAGGTTACCCTTTACCGATGAACGATAGAATCCAAGAGATAACCGAAGCGAGAAACATCGAGCTTGGACTCGGTTTACAG CTCTGCTTCTTGCATCCTTCAAAGCACAAGTTCGAACACCCTCGGTTCTGTTTCGAGAGATTAGAATACGTGGGGCAGAAGATACAGGACATAGCGATGGCGGAGCGTTTGTTGATGAAGCACCTGGACGCACCTGGCAAATGGCTGCAAGAGAAGCATAGGCGTTTGCTGATGAACAAGTTCTGCGGTAGGTACCTGAGGGAGAAACGTCTTCACAACTTTATAATCTACTCGGAGGAGGTTCACGATCGGTATGAGCATAACCGGAGACTTAGGAATCCTGCGACGACAGCTGTTCAACAAGCTATTCACGGACTGGCGTATACCGTCTACGGAAAGCCTGATGTTAGGAGGCTCATGTTTGAGGTTTTTGACTTCGAACAGATCCAACCTAAAGCTGTCTGA
- the LOC103859480 gene encoding cyclin-B1-1 isoform X2 → MMASRSIVPQQTTGDVVVIVEDDDKNAAKGRNRQVLRDIGNVVRRNHPKNIDPAKINHPRTRSQHAPLVELVKPVARRVAVAVPKPKKRAEKPNDVEVIEISSDSDEEHGLEKKAAAKKKISVSYTSVLTARSKAACGLKKKEEIVDIDSVDAKNDLAAVEYVEDIYSFYKSVESEWRPTDYMRSQPEINEKMRLILVEWLIDVCVRFELNPETFYLTVNIMDRFLSAKPIPRKELQLVGLSALLMSSKYEEIWPPQVEDLADIADHAYSHKQILVMEKTILSTLEWYLTVPTHYVFLARFIKASIADQRNMVHYLAELGVMHYDTTIMFSPSLVAAAAIYAARSALHQVPVWTSTLKHHTGYSETQLMDCAKLLAFQQWKQQQQQQEEGSESKKGALRKKYSKEERFGVAMIPPAKSLLTGTDSA, encoded by the exons ATGATGGCGTCTCGATCGATTGTTCCTCAGCAAACCACGG GTGATGTTGTTGTTATAGTGGAAGACGATGACAAGAACGCTGCGAAAGGAAGAAACCGTCAGGTTCTTCGTGATATAGGCAATGTTGTTCGACGAAATCACCCAAAGAACATCGACCCGGCTAAGATCAACCATCCTCGTACGCGGTCTCAACACGCCCCACTCGTTGAG CTTGTTAAACCTGTGGCGAGGAGAGTCGCTGTTGCCGTACCAAAGCCAAAGAAAAGAGCTGAGAAACCAAATGATGTAGAGGTTATAGAGATAAGCTCAGACAGTGATGAAGAACACGGTTTAGAGAAGAAAGCCGCCGCTAAGAAGAAGATATCAGTCTCTTACACATCTGTTCTCACCGCTAGAAGCAAG GCTGCTTGTGGtttaaagaagaaagaagagattgTTGATATAGACTCTGTTGATGCTAAGAATGACCTTGCAGCTGTTGAGTATGTGGAAGATATCTACAGCTTCTACAAGTCTGTTGAG AGTGAATGGCGTCCAACTGATTACATGAGGTCACAGCCTGAGATTAACGAGAAGATGAGACTGATTCTCGTTGAATGGCTGATAGATGTATGCGTCAGATTCGAGCTAAACCCTGAGACGTTTTACCTCACCGTTAACATCATGGATCGGTTCTTGTCGGCTAAGCCTATACCTAGAAAAGAGCTGCAGCTGGTTGGTCTCAGTGCTCTTCTCATGTCATCCAAATACGAAGAGATCTGGCCACCACAGGTGGAGGATCTAGCTGATATTGCAGACCACGCATACAGTCACAAACAGATTCTGGTGATGGAGAAGACAATACTGTCTACACTCGAGTGGTACTTGACGGTTCCGACACATTACGTCTTCCTCGCACGTTTCATCAAAGCTTCCATTGCAGACCAACGA AACATGGTGCACTATCTGGCGGAGTTAGGTGTAATGCATTACGACACGACAATAATGTTCAGCCCATCACTCGTTGCTGCAGCTGCAATCTACGCAGCGAGATCAGCTCTTCACCAAGTTCCCGTTTGGACTAGCACTCTCAAGCACCACACCGGCTATTCCGAAACTCAGCTCAT GGATTGTGCGAAGCTATTGGCGTTTCAGCAGtggaagcagcagcagcagcaacaagaaGAAGGGAGTGAGAGTAAGAAGGGAGCTTTACGAAAGAAGTACTCCAAGGAAGAAAGGTTCGGTGTGGCTATGATCCCCCCGGCCAAATCTTTGTTGACCGGAACCGACTCTGCTTAG
- the LOC103859480 gene encoding cyclin-B1-1 isoform X1, with translation MMASRSIVPQQTTGDVVVIVEDDDKNAAKGRNRQVLRDIGNVVRRNHPKNIDPAKINHPRTRSQHAPLVELVKPVARRVAVAVPKPKKRAEKPNDVEVIEISSDSDEEHGLEKKAAAKKKISVSYTSVLTARSKAACGLKKKEEIVDIDSVDAKNDLAAVEYVEDIYSFYKSVESEWRPTDYMRSQPEINEKMRLILVEWLIDVCVRFELNPETFYLTVNIMDRFLSAKPIPRKELQLVGLSALLMSSKYEEIWPPQVEDLADIADHAYSHKQILVMEKTILSTLEWYLTVPTHYVFLARFIKASIADQRMENMVHYLAELGVMHYDTTIMFSPSLVAAAAIYAARSALHQVPVWTSTLKHHTGYSETQLMDCAKLLAFQQWKQQQQQQEEGSESKKGALRKKYSKEERFGVAMIPPAKSLLTGTDSA, from the exons ATGATGGCGTCTCGATCGATTGTTCCTCAGCAAACCACGG GTGATGTTGTTGTTATAGTGGAAGACGATGACAAGAACGCTGCGAAAGGAAGAAACCGTCAGGTTCTTCGTGATATAGGCAATGTTGTTCGACGAAATCACCCAAAGAACATCGACCCGGCTAAGATCAACCATCCTCGTACGCGGTCTCAACACGCCCCACTCGTTGAG CTTGTTAAACCTGTGGCGAGGAGAGTCGCTGTTGCCGTACCAAAGCCAAAGAAAAGAGCTGAGAAACCAAATGATGTAGAGGTTATAGAGATAAGCTCAGACAGTGATGAAGAACACGGTTTAGAGAAGAAAGCCGCCGCTAAGAAGAAGATATCAGTCTCTTACACATCTGTTCTCACCGCTAGAAGCAAG GCTGCTTGTGGtttaaagaagaaagaagagattgTTGATATAGACTCTGTTGATGCTAAGAATGACCTTGCAGCTGTTGAGTATGTGGAAGATATCTACAGCTTCTACAAGTCTGTTGAG AGTGAATGGCGTCCAACTGATTACATGAGGTCACAGCCTGAGATTAACGAGAAGATGAGACTGATTCTCGTTGAATGGCTGATAGATGTATGCGTCAGATTCGAGCTAAACCCTGAGACGTTTTACCTCACCGTTAACATCATGGATCGGTTCTTGTCGGCTAAGCCTATACCTAGAAAAGAGCTGCAGCTGGTTGGTCTCAGTGCTCTTCTCATGTCATCCAAATACGAAGAGATCTGGCCACCACAGGTGGAGGATCTAGCTGATATTGCAGACCACGCATACAGTCACAAACAGATTCTGGTGATGGAGAAGACAATACTGTCTACACTCGAGTGGTACTTGACGGTTCCGACACATTACGTCTTCCTCGCACGTTTCATCAAAGCTTCCATTGCAGACCAACGA ATGGAGAACATGGTGCACTATCTGGCGGAGTTAGGTGTAATGCATTACGACACGACAATAATGTTCAGCCCATCACTCGTTGCTGCAGCTGCAATCTACGCAGCGAGATCAGCTCTTCACCAAGTTCCCGTTTGGACTAGCACTCTCAAGCACCACACCGGCTATTCCGAAACTCAGCTCAT GGATTGTGCGAAGCTATTGGCGTTTCAGCAGtggaagcagcagcagcagcaacaagaaGAAGGGAGTGAGAGTAAGAAGGGAGCTTTACGAAAGAAGTACTCCAAGGAAGAAAGGTTCGGTGTGGCTATGATCCCCCCGGCCAAATCTTTGTTGACCGGAACCGACTCTGCTTAG
- the LOC103854607 gene encoding glutathione S-transferase T3-like: MYLRLKVAYLRLCVAIRATQNILKTMDPKTSYTNLLFSQSQTTVDLDSPEPFWLGSQGPTESVVEPVVESGGDPKERRKWTPKEDKILIGAWLNTSKDAVVSNDQRAGAFWKHIVDYYNASPQLAGTIPREVCSCKKRWGRINTDVSKFAGCYDAALREQRSGQNDDDVMKAAIDIFFKTNDYKFSMDHCWRELRHDQKWCSTYGPKECGKEKRKGDVEADGGNEAEGRPIGVKAAKAASKKKKSGKEESLAKIHAIMEIKEKLSKQKVLERLLGKKEPLTEMETSLQLKLMAEML; this comes from the coding sequence ATGTATCTTAGGTTAAAGGTCGCCTACTTAAGGCTATGTGTTGCTATTAGAGCGACACAGAACATTCTCAAAACCATGGATCCTAAAACTAGTTATACAAACCTCTTGTTTAGTCAATCTCAGACTACAGTGGACCTTGATTCACCCGAACCTTTTTGGTTGGGTAGCCAAGGTCCTACTGAGTCAGTTGTCGAGCCTGTTGTCGAGTCTGGTGGCGACCCTAAGGAGAGGAGGAAATGGACTCCGAAGGAGGATAAAATCCTTATTGGTGCTTGGCTTAACACCAGTAAGGATGCTGTCGTAAGTAATGACCAGAGGGCTGGTGCATTCTGGAAGCACATTGTCGACTACTACAACGCAAGTCCGCAATTGGCTGGGACAATACCGAGAGAGGTTTGTTCCTGCAAGAAGCGTTGGGGTAGGATCAACACTGACGTATCCAAGTTTGCTGGATGCTATGACGCCGCTCTGAGGGAGCAGAGGAGTGGCcaaaatgatgatgatgtgatGAAAGCCGCCATAGACATTTTCTTCAAAACTAACGACTACAAGTTCAGCATGGATCACTGCTGGAGGGAGCTGAGGCATGACCAGAAATGGTGCTCCACCTATGGGCCTAAAGAATGTGGAAAGGAAAAGCGCAAAGGAGACGTGGAGGCTGATGGAGGAAATGAAGCAGAGGGCAGACCTATTGGGGTCAAGGCTGCTAAAGCTGcatctaagaagaagaagagtggtaAAGAAGAGTCTTTGGCAAAGATACACGCAATCATGGAAATTAAAGAAAAGCTGTCTAAACAGAAGGTCCTTGAACGTCTTCTTGGGAAAAAAGAGCCACTCACTGAGATGGAAACATCCCTTCAACTCAAACTCATGGCTGAGATGTTATGA
- the LOC103859664 gene encoding suppressor of RPS4-RLD 1, whose translation METAAASERVELAKHCSSRNWSKAIRVLDSLLAKQCSILDICNRAFCYNQLELHKHVIKDCDKALQLDSCAIQAYLLKGRALLALGRKQEALLVLEQGYNIALQQTSDVKQLLELDELLNAARPEIDVTLNHLAAETPVSSCATQKIDNCQVSTSMAVSESGACSNGNTHELGEKSMDASKLSGGASELRNGLAYKEKESVKSGSQINGKPSSNGSDLSETSDRLGDLSVIGNKFSSKSGSVSKQSLTAEARSGGSNETKINNNKCTIARISETHSISVDFRLSRGIAQVNEGNYMKAISIFDKVLKEEPTYPEALIGRGTAYAFQRDLENAIDDFTKAIQSNPAAGEAWKRRGQARAALGEFAEAVEDLTRALELEPKSPDILHERGIINFRSKDFTAAVKDLSICLKQEKDNKSAYTYLGLAFASLGEYTKAEEAHLKSIQLDSNYLEAWLHLAQFYQELADHNKALECIDQVLQVDNRVWKAYHLRGLVFHGLGEHRKAIQELSIGLTIESSIECLYLRGSCHHAVGEYREAVKDYDATVDVELDAVEKFVLQCLAFYQKELALYTASKVSSEFFCFDIDGDIDPMFKEYWCKRLHPKDVCEKVYRQPPLRESLKKGKLKKQDLAITKPKANLLRFTDMIGKKIQYFCPGFLPNRRQHRMAGLAVLEIAQKVSKAWRIEWRNSNKGTAKNGKKNRRRERINMLSQNRGGAGCSTSTSSETSTGYASLEDRSSGRSILSWQDVYSSAVRWRQISEPCDPVVWVNKLSEEFNSGFGSHTPMVLGQAKVIRYFPNYERTLNLAKTIIKEKLCVRSKADKVIDLSKDEKIEEIMRAETCEELHKIVGEDFWVATWCHSTAFEGKRLEGTRITCIKKPGSLGYDFAIRTPCTPARWSDFDEEMTSAWEALCNAYCGENYGSTNLQALETVRDAILRMTYYWYNFMPLARGTAVTGFVVLLGLLLAANMEFTESIPKGLQIDWEAILSVEPGSFVGSVKSWLYPSLKINTSWKDHQEVSSAFSTTGSVVAALSTYND comes from the exons ATGGAGACGGCGGCGGCATCGGAGCGAGTCGAATTGGCGAAGCACTGCAGCTCGCGGAACTGGTCTAAAGCGATTAGAGTTCTCGATTCGCTCCTTGCTAAGCAGTGCTCGATTCTCGATATATG CAATCGAGCTTTTTGTTATAATCAATTGGAGCTTCACAAGCATGTGATTAAGGACTGTGACAAGGCACTTCAGCTCGACTCTTGTGCCATTCAAGCTTATCTACTCAAAG GACGAGCTCTTTTGGCTTTGGGGAGAAAACAGGAAGCTCTTCTTGTTTTGGAGCAAGGTTACAATATTGCTTTGCAGCAGACTTCAGATGTGAAGCAGCTACTTGAATTAGATGAGCTACTTAATGCTGCAAGGCCAGAGATTGATGTCACTCTGAACCATCTTGCAGCTGAGACCCCTGTCTCCTCGTGTGCTACTCAGAAAATTGATAACTGCCAAGTATCCACTAGTATGGCAGTTTCTGAATCAGGAGCATGCAGCAACGGAAACACCCATGAGTTGGGTGAGAAATCAATGGATGCATCCAAGCTATCTGGTGGTGCCTCCGAGTTACGTAATGGATTAGCGTATAAGGAAAAAGAGAGTGTAAAGTCTGGTAGCCAAATCAATGGTAAACCATCTAGTAATGGTTCTGATTTATCTGAAACTTCTGATCGGTTAGGGGATTTGTCGGTTATTGGAAATAAGTTTAGTAGCAAGTCCGGATCTGTTAGCAAACAGAGCCTTACAGCTGAGGCACGTTCTGGAGGTAGCAATGAAACCAAGATAAATAATAACAAGTGCACCATTGCGAGAATATCTGAAACCCATTCTATAAGTGTGGATTTTCGACTTTCCAGAGGCATTGCACAG GTGAACGAAGGAAACTACATGAAAGCTATATCTATTTTTGATAAG GTTCTGAAAGAAGAACCTACTTACCCTGAGGCACTTATAGGAAGAGGGACAGCTTATGCATTCCAACGAGACCTTGAAAATGCTATTGATGATTTTACTAAG GCTATTCAATCGAACCCGGCGGCAGGTGAGGCTTGGAAGCGGAGAGGACAGGCGCGTGCTGCTCTTGGGGAATTTGCTGAG GCGGTTGAAGATTTGACTCGAGCACTGGAATTGGAGCCAAAGTCACCTGATATTTTGCATGAAAGGG gtattattaattttagatcTAAGGACTTTACTGCTGCTGTAAAGGACTTATCTATATGTCTGAAGCAAGAGAAAGATAACAAGTCCGCATATACTTATTTG GGACTAGCTTTTGCATCTCTTGGTGAATATACAAAAGCTGAAGAGGCGCATTTGAAGTCTATCCAGCTAGATAGTAATTATCTTGAAGCATGGCTACATCTCGCCCAG TTCTATCAAGAGTTGGCTGACCACAACAAGGCTTTGGAATGCATTGATCAAGTTCTACAAGTCGACAACAG GGTCTGGAAGGCTTATCATTTGCGTGGATTAGTGTTCCATGGATTAGGTGAACACAG gaAGGCTATCCAAGAATTATCTATTGGTTTGACCATTGAGAGTTCAATAGAATGCTTGTACCTACGAGGTTCCTGCCATCATGCTGTAGGGGAGTATAGAGAAGCG GTGAAGGACTACGATGCTACAGTGGATGTGGAACTTGATGCTGTGGAGAAATTTGTTCTTCAATGCTTGGCATTTTATCAG AAAGAGCTCGCCTTGTATACGGCTTCCAAAGTTAGTAGTGAGTTTTTCTGCTTTGATATTGATGGTGACATAGATCCAATGTTCAAG GAGTACTGGTGCAAAAGATTACACCCAAAAGATGTATGTGAAAAGGTTTACAGACAACCTCCCCTACGAGAATCCCTTAAGAAGGGTAAACTGAAAAAGCAAGATCTTGCAATAACCAAACCTAAGGCGAATCTTCTTCGTTTTACTGATATGATTGGAAAGAAAATCCAATACTTTTGTCCTGGATTCTTACCGAACAGACGCCAG CACCGTATGGCGGGATTAGCTGTGTTAGAAATTGCTCAAAAGGTTTCAAAAGCTTGGCGCATAGAGTGGAGGAATTCAAACAAAGGCACGGCAAAAAATGGGAAGAAAAACCGTAGGAGAGAGAGAATCAACATGCTTAGCCAGAATAGAGGTGGTGCCGGATGTAGTACGAGCACTTCCAGTGAAACTTCAACTGGATATGCCTCACTAGAAGATCGATCATCTGGCCGCTCTATCTTGTCTTGGCAAGACGTTTATTCGTCTGCTGTCAGATGGAGACAAATTTCAGAGCCTTGTGACCCAGTTGTGTGGGTTAACAAACTAAG CGAAGAGTTTAATTCTGGTTTTGGTTCTCATACGCCAATGGTACTCGGACAAGCTAAAGTAATACGCTATTTTCCAAATTATGAAAG AACCCTGAATCTTGCAAAGACCATCATCAAGGAGAAGCTCTGTGTACGCAGCAAGGCAGATAAAGTGATTGATCTATCTAAAGATGAGAAGATAGAAGAA ATAATGCGTGCAGAAACGTGTGAAGAGCTACACAAAATTGTTGGTGAGGATTTCTGGGTGGCTACTTGGTGCCACAGTACCGCATTCGAAGG GAAACGCCTTGAAGGAACTAGAATCACCTGCATTAAGAAACC GGGAAGTCTTGGGTATGATTTTGCAATTAGAACTCCATGCACACCTGCGAGGTGGAGTGATTTTGATGAAGAAATGACCTCAGCTTGGGAG GCTTTATGCAATGCCTACTGTGGAGAGAATTACGGTTCTACCAACCTCCAGGCTCTAGAAACCGTGAGAGACGCTATCTTGCGCATGACATACTACTG GTACAATTTTATGCCGTTAGCTCGAGGGACAGCGGTAACGGGATTCGTAGTGTTACTAGGACTTCTGCTAGCTGCTAATATGGAGTTCACTGAGAGTATCCCTAAAGGGTTACAGATCGATTGGGAAGCTATACTTAGTGTTGAACCTGGTTCCTTTGTTGGTTCGGTTAAGTCTTGGTTATACCCGTCTTTGAAAATCAACACCTCGTGGAaagatcaccaggaagtttcCTCGGCTTTTTCAACAACCGGATCGGTTGTCGCGGCGCTTAGCACTTACAATGATTGA
- the LOC103859760 gene encoding lysine-rich arabinogalactan protein 18 gives MERNVLLTVTLICIVVAGVGGQSPASSPTKSPDAPSTPTTSPSSPPVEAPKSPSPVTSSPPPASVPESAPPSPPPKASAPVRSPPASVPEAATPPAPVADAPAPSKGKKHQNATAPAPELDSPPSPPMEAPGPSSDAVSPGPATSANEKSGAESTSVLRNLAAVGAAATAWAVLVMAF, from the exons ATGGAACGTAATGTCCTCCTAACGGTTACATTGATCTGCATTGTCGTCGCCGGTGTCGGTGGCCAATCTCCGGCTTCCTCTCCGACTAAATCTCCCGACGCTCCTTCTACTCCAACTACTTCTCCCTCCTCCCCACCCGTGGAAGCACCGAAATCTCCATCTCCTGTTACCTCGTCTCCGCCGCCAGCTTCTGTTCCCGAGAGCGCTCCTCCGTCACCTCCACCAAAGGCTTCAGCTCCGGTGAGATCTCCACCGGCTTCAGTACCCGAAGCTGCTACACCTCCAGCTCCGGTAGCCGATGCACCGGCTCCAAGCAAGGGTAAGAAGCATCAAAACGCGACGGCTCCGGCTCCCGAACTTGACAGCCCACCTTCACCACCGATGGAAGCTCCTGGTCCTAGCTCCGACGCCGTGTCTCCTGGTCCGGCCACATCCGCCAACGAAAAG AGTGGAGCCGAGAGCACAAGTGTATTGCGGAATTTAGCAGCGGTGGGAGCGGCTGCAACCGCCTGGGCCGTTCTCGTTATGgccttttaa